The Pseudodesulfovibrio sediminis genome includes the window GCCTTGGTAAAAGCGTATGAAACGCGGCTGAAAGAACTGAATGTGGATGTGATGTGCAACGCCGCAGTCACGCACATTGAGATCGACGAGTCCCGATCAGTTACTGGCGTCAGCTTGTCCAATGGGAAAGAATTCTCTACTAGGTCTTGTATCTGGACAGCACATCCTCGCGGCCTTGTCGATGCAACCCCGGACAACGCATTTCGTCCAGCTTTCAAAAAACGGCTGCTCACACTTGAAGATACGGATTCAGCGCTCATCCTGTTCGGTGTCAGCGAAACTCCCTTGCCGGAATTGGAAGGGCGCAACCTCATTCTTTGGCCGGGACAGGATTTTGCAGATAACCTCAAAGGGTTGCTGCCCCCTGAGGAGAGCATCATATATATTTCCGCAGCCGAAGACACTCGATCGGGCAAGACCACGCTCACGGCGATCATGCCCCAGAATTTCAAAACATACGCTTCATGGGCAGATTCGCGGCACAACAACCGCCCCAAAGAATATGAATATCACAAACGCTCCATACTCGCCGTATTTGAAGAAGAAATATTTCGCCGAATCCCGACCTTTCGCAATTTGGTCACCTTTGTTGACGGCGCGACCCCGCTGACCATCAAGGATTTTTGCGCCACCCCGACTGGCAGTTTATACGGGCTACGCCATTCAGTGAACCAATTCAACCCGGCCCCTGTGACCAAGATGACAGGGCTGACTCTAGCTGGACAAGGAATCGTCGCGCCCGGCATTTTGGGTGCGGTTGTCTCTGCGTACCTGACCTGTGGCATCATATTGGGACACGAACCTTTGCACAAAGAATTGAGGCAACACACATGAGACGAGTCGTCATAACGGGCATGGGAGCTCTCTCCCCTTACGGAGAAGGGCTGGAAGCATTCTTCAAGGGACTGGAATCCGGCGAAAGCTGCATTCGCTCCATGCCCGAACTTCTCGAAGTATCAGGTCTAACACCGTCTATTGCGGGACAAGTTCCCACATACAATGCCAAGGCCATCCCCCGCAAATTCCGACGGACCATGTCCCCTATGTCCATCTTCGCAGTTCTCGCTGCCACCGAAGCAATTGCCATGGCCGAACTGGACGATACAACCCTGGAAAACGGTCGGACCGGGCTTGTGGTTGGCTCAACTGTAGGCAGTGTCCAAGCACTCCAGTCAATCTTCACCCATTATTTGGACGGAAAGAGTGTTGATGGGGTTAAATCGACTGAATTTTTCAAGATAATGAACCATAGCTGTGCCACAAACATCGCCCAATTCTTTGGGGTCCGAGGACGAGTCCTCGCGCCATCTGCTGCTTGCTCAACTGGCTGCCAGACCATTGGTATCGCCATGGAAACAATCGCCATGGGTAAACAGGATGTGATGCTGTGCGGCGGTGCCGATGAGCTCCACCCCCTGACCGTCGGAACCTTTGATATCCTCCAGGCAGCCTCAACAGGATACAACGTCCACCCCACAGAAACGCCCCGCCCATTCGATAAAGACCGAGATGGCATTGTCTGTTCCGAAGGCGCAGGTATTGTAGTGCTCGAATCACTTGATCACGCCAAGGCTCGCAACGCCCCCATCTTGGCCGAACTCATCGGATTTGCCACCACCTCTGACCCCTCCAATCCGGCCAGTCCCAGTGCCAGCGCGATCGCGCAATGCATGGAATTGGCTTTGGACGAAGCGGGCACAGTTCCAGAGGATGTTGACTACGTCAACGCGCACGCCACAGGGACTGATCTGGGGGACATTGCTGAAAGCCAGGCAATAGCCTCGCTCATGGGCAAAATCCCTGCTGTCAGCAGTCTCAAAGGGTACATGGGACACACCATGGCAGCCAGTGGCGCACTGGAAACCATAGCCACCCTTTATATGCTGAAAAACGGGCTTGTGTTCCCGACACGAAATTTGCTACACGTCTCTCCTGGCTGTGAAGGCGTCAACCATATTACAGCCAAAACGCACCGTTCCATCTCAATCGCGCTGAAAAACAACTTCGCTCTGGGCGGCATCAATACATCCCTTGTTATACGGAGATACAATGACTGATTCGGAAATAACCGCAGTAGTCGATAAATTGCTTATCGAAGAGTTCGAACTTGAGCCGGACCAACTAAAACCAGAAGCTCTATTTAAAGATGATCTTGATCTCGACAGCCTTGACGCAGTCGACATGGTCATCATCCTGGAACAAGAATTCAAATTCAAAGTCAAAAAAGATACAGCCTTCAGGGCTATCCGATCACTGGGTGATTTACACGCATATGTACTTCAGAAAAAAAGCGAAATGTAAGCAACTTAAGGGCTGATTCTTTTTCGGCTCCCCCTCACCATCCATGAAAATTCTGCACACTATATGGATCAATTTCGGAATCTATGCCGGAATGATCCTGTGGACTCTTGCAGGACTAATCCTCTCGCTCCCGACTTTTTTGATATTCAAATATATCAAATCTCTTTCCACGGCTGAAGCAGCCAGGATGCTGGTCTGGATATACGGTCGCGTCTGGGTGTGGATCGTCTCCCTTTTTATCACTGTGCGGTTGAGCGCTTATGAAATTCCCTCACCCTGCGTCCTGGTCGCGAACCACTCATCGATATTCGACTCCTATTTTGTAGGCGGACAGCCATTGTGGAACGTATGCTGGGTCATCGCCGACTGGCCGTTTTCCATCCCTTTCTATCGCCCCTTCATGCACGCGGCAAAATATGTACGCGCGAACCAGGCCGAACCAGGATCTGTGGTGAAGCAATCCGTGAACGCCATTGCCAACGGCGGTTCTATGTTTTTTTATCCAGAAGGAACCAGGACCTCGACAGGCGAATTGGGACGCTTTCACTCTGGACCATTCCAAGTCGCGATCAAAGCAGGGGTCCCTATTATTCCCATTTGTATTTATGGAACTTTCGAACTCATGCCTAGAGGGGCCAGGTTCCTCAGTCCTGCCACCATCAATATCCACTTGCTTCCACCCGTATATCCAGATAAATCTACTGAGCTATCTACTGGACACACTGCCATGAAAAAAGACGTGAAAGCACTCATGCTCCACGCGCTGGAAGAAATGAAGAAACAACCCCCAATTTCTGCTTAGGAGTGATAATGAAAAAAGTCAGAACCGTCCTGCTTTTCGCAACACTTGCGGCTATTCTGCTGTTGACCGCCTGCCGTACGGCCTCCGTCTACAATGTTAACAATGCTGCAATCCCGTCAGGTCAGGAAAAGCCTCTAACCATGGCCCAAATCGAAAAAGCCATTGTCCTGGCCGGTTCCGACCTCGGTTGGGTCATGCAGGCAGACAAGCCTGGGCATATTATCGGCACTCTGAACGTTCGCTCCCATATGGCCGCTGTGGATGTAACTTATGATGAGAATAGCTACAGCATCAATTACAAAAACAGCACCAACTTGAAATATACGGGCAGCACCATTCACAGCCAGTACAACAACTGGGTAAAGTATCTGTCCCAAGCTATCGATTCGCAAATCTCTGCCGCCAAATACCAATAAAACCATGGAGGGGGGAGCCAACGCTCCCCCTCTTCTTTTCAGAGGATTCCACATGACCGGGAACAAATGCTGGGGCAGCCCTTTCACGGACGATGAAATCGACGAGGCCAATAAAAACGGCCGACTTCTGACAATGGAGCTTGAACTGAGTCGAGCCTGCAACCTCAATTGCATATATTGCTATGCGGACTCCGGTCTCCCTCTGGATAACGAACTTTCATACGAAGAAATCGTTGATACCCTTGATCAAGGCATCGCCCTGGGCGCCCGCAAGATCATAGTCCTCGGCGGCGGAGAACCCATGGTTTATCCCCGGATCATGGACGTGCTCCAAGCCATCCACGAACGTGGATGTGAAATCGAATTGTTCACCAACGGCATTCTCCTGACACAGGAGATTGTCGAAAAGTTCAAAGAATTCAAAGTGAATCCTGTCATCAAATGCAACAGTCTCAAACCTGATGTGCAGGACCATCTCGCCGGGAAAAAAGGGGCGTTCGAGGGTATTCGCAAAGGGTTTCAACTGTTACTCGACGCCGGTTATCCGAGCAACGGGCTTACCTTGGGTGCTCAGACCATCATCTGCCAGGCAAATTATACCGAGCTGCCCGAAATATGGAGATACCTCCGCAATCGGGATATCATCCCCTATTTCGAGGTCATCACCGAACAGGGACGGGCCAAAACACATGGTTCTCTGGCCGTCCAACCCAAGCAGCTCCAGCCATTGTTTGAAGAGCTGTCTGCCATCGACCAGAATGAATTCGGTGTGGAGTGGAAGCCCAAACCTCCCGTGGCCGCCTTCACCTGTCGCCGCCATCTCTTCTCCTGCACCCTGACCACGACAGGCAACATCATCCCCTGTCCCGGCGTTGACGCCCCGGCTGGTAATATTCGCAGACATAAACTTGCAGACATCCTCGCAACTGCAACGATTTTCAAAGAACTTCGCGATATCCGCCAGACCATCAAGGGGGATTGCAAAGAGTGTGAACTGTCCAGTGAGTGCTATGGTTGTCGAGGTATGGCGTATCATCATACTGGCGATTATCTCGCATCAGACCCTCTCTGCTGGCGTAACAAGAGCGTGGTGTTCCATGAAACTACCGATTGCCAGTCATAAAGTCATTCCACACAGGGATTCCATGCTGCTCATAGATACCCTGACAGCATCCGACCAAGGTGCTGGCACGGTGGAAACCGTCCTGTCGGCAATATCCGTGGCGGCCAATGCGGACCAGACTCTGTCTCCACTTATTCACGTAGAACTCATGGCCCAGGCCTATGCCGCAGTCAAAGGATGGGAGATCATGCAAGCCGGCCTGGACTTCCCTATTGGGTTTCTCGTTGGTGTCCAGAAGTTCACCCTGCATAACCACGCCCGCGCCGGAGAACACCTCACCATCGATGTGACCACAGCTGGGGAGTTCGAAGGTTTTGCCATTGTCGAGGGAACCGTTTCCTGCGGCGAAACCGCCATCGCCAGCGGAAAAATCAAACTGTGGGTTCCGCAGGAGGACGCATGACCAAGCGATATCTACTCGCGGCTCTCTTCCTAGTCCTGCCCTTCATGGCAGGGACCAACGTATCTCATGCCGCCGATTTCCTTATGGACCTCAAAGCCAAAGCGGAAAAAGTCACCTCTATCCAAAGTCGATTCACTCAGGAAAAACACTTGTCCATGTTCGATGAAGTGCTCATTTCTGAAGGGAGCTTCGCCTTTCAACGTCCCTCCAGCCTTCGATGGGAATACACCACGCCTTTCAAGGCAGGGTTTCTGCTGACCGGCAACACGGGTATCGAATGGGATGAGGCGGCTCAAACAAAAAGGGAATTTTCACTCAAATCATCGCCCATTATGGCCATGGTCGCGCAACAGATAATGGCCTGGACCACTTTTGATATTGCGTGGCTCAAAAGCCGCTATGATATCACGCGAACCGGGACGGCTCCGACGATCCTTGACCTCCGCCCCAAAGGAGAAGGGGCCAGGAAAATGCTGACCCGTATCATCATCCGCTTCGCGCAGGATGACACCACCATTGATTCATTGGAACTGCGTGAAGTCGATGAGGACTTCACTCGGATCACCTTCATGGATCGGGCCATCAATACCCCACTGTCTGACACACTTTTCACCTCTGTCCAATGATTCCGGGTACTCCTTTCCATACAATTTACGTTTTCTTCGCAACCAAACGGCGCGTTCTCTATTCCTGTACCGCCGGGTTTCTTGTCCTCTGCCTCGGACTCCTCCTCCTAACTCCTATCAGTGCAGACATCAAAACCATGATTCCGCGTGGAGAGGGCGGCATCCTTGTCCGCGATCTGGAGAGCCTCACTCGATCCGGTCTGGGAAATATCATTTTCAT containing:
- a CDS encoding beta-ketoacyl-[acyl-carrier-protein] synthase family protein, which encodes MRRVVITGMGALSPYGEGLEAFFKGLESGESCIRSMPELLEVSGLTPSIAGQVPTYNAKAIPRKFRRTMSPMSIFAVLAATEAIAMAELDDTTLENGRTGLVVGSTVGSVQALQSIFTHYLDGKSVDGVKSTEFFKIMNHSCATNIAQFFGVRGRVLAPSAACSTGCQTIGIAMETIAMGKQDVMLCGGADELHPLTVGTFDILQAASTGYNVHPTETPRPFDKDRDGIVCSEGAGIVVLESLDHAKARNAPILAELIGFATTSDPSNPASPSASAIAQCMELALDEAGTVPEDVDYVNAHATGTDLGDIAESQAIASLMGKIPAVSSLKGYMGHTMAASGALETIATLYMLKNGLVFPTRNLLHVSPGCEGVNHITAKTHRSISIALKNNFALGGINTSLVIRRYND
- a CDS encoding radical SAM/SPASM domain-containing protein; translation: MTGNKCWGSPFTDDEIDEANKNGRLLTMELELSRACNLNCIYCYADSGLPLDNELSYEEIVDTLDQGIALGARKIIVLGGGEPMVYPRIMDVLQAIHERGCEIELFTNGILLTQEIVEKFKEFKVNPVIKCNSLKPDVQDHLAGKKGAFEGIRKGFQLLLDAGYPSNGLTLGAQTIICQANYTELPEIWRYLRNRDIIPYFEVITEQGRAKTHGSLAVQPKQLQPLFEELSAIDQNEFGVEWKPKPPVAAFTCRRHLFSCTLTTTGNIIPCPGVDAPAGNIRRHKLADILATATIFKELRDIRQTIKGDCKECELSSECYGCRGMAYHHTGDYLASDPLCWRNKSVVFHETTDCQS
- a CDS encoding 3-hydroxylacyl-ACP dehydratase, whose amino-acid sequence is MKLPIASHKVIPHRDSMLLIDTLTASDQGAGTVETVLSAISVAANADQTLSPLIHVELMAQAYAAVKGWEIMQAGLDFPIGFLVGVQKFTLHNHARAGEHLTIDVTTAGEFEGFAIVEGTVSCGETAIASGKIKLWVPQEDA
- a CDS encoding LolA family protein; the protein is MTKRYLLAALFLVLPFMAGTNVSHAADFLMDLKAKAEKVTSIQSRFTQEKHLSMFDEVLISEGSFAFQRPSSLRWEYTTPFKAGFLLTGNTGIEWDEAAQTKREFSLKSSPIMAMVAQQIMAWTTFDIAWLKSRYDITRTGTAPTILDLRPKGEGARKMLTRIIIRFAQDDTTIDSLELREVDEDFTRITFMDRAINTPLSDTLFTSVQ
- a CDS encoding lysophospholipid acyltransferase family protein; protein product: MKILHTIWINFGIYAGMILWTLAGLILSLPTFLIFKYIKSLSTAEAARMLVWIYGRVWVWIVSLFITVRLSAYEIPSPCVLVANHSSIFDSYFVGGQPLWNVCWVIADWPFSIPFYRPFMHAAKYVRANQAEPGSVVKQSVNAIANGGSMFFYPEGTRTSTGELGRFHSGPFQVAIKAGVPIIPICIYGTFELMPRGARFLSPATINIHLLPPVYPDKSTELSTGHTAMKKDVKALMLHALEEMKKQPPISA
- a CDS encoding phytoene desaturase family protein, which gives rise to MTHYDHIVAGGGIAGMTTALLLAKSGAKVALVEKFPLLSPTVRGYSKNGVHFDTGLHYLGGLGDGDPLDIYFKHLDIISLIKKKPYNPGGYDLFSVETSQNEYEIPSGFDELKKRLTDYFPNEADAIAQFSEAIQSTLAASPFLNFDMKFSLEAALHEDGQTLKEFLDYLTDNEELKALLSYQTLLYGSSPDEALLTTHALVAGSYTLSTHTLENGGLALVKAYETRLKELNVDVMCNAAVTHIEIDESRSVTGVSLSNGKEFSTRSCIWTAHPRGLVDATPDNAFRPAFKKRLLTLEDTDSALILFGVSETPLPELEGRNLILWPGQDFADNLKGLLPPEESIIYISAAEDTRSGKTTLTAIMPQNFKTYASWADSRHNNRPKEYEYHKRSILAVFEEEIFRRIPTFRNLVTFVDGATPLTIKDFCATPTGSLYGLRHSVNQFNPAPVTKMTGLTLAGQGIVAPGILGAVVSAYLTCGIILGHEPLHKELRQHT
- a CDS encoding phosphopantetheine-binding protein, whose amino-acid sequence is MTDSEITAVVDKLLIEEFELEPDQLKPEALFKDDLDLDSLDAVDMVIILEQEFKFKVKKDTAFRAIRSLGDLHAYVLQKKSEM